Proteins encoded by one window of Nocardia goodfellowii:
- a CDS encoding VOC family protein — MAHEITVPLLPCGSIDDIDEFYTMLSFTRTYYQARPYPCVGLQREDLQLQFFGLPDFKPEDSYGSCVVLVPDTQQLFEAFAAGMRAVHGKLLVSGIPRMTRPRKRKNADNYSGFTVIDPGGNWIRIFASPGTGGTGASEVGKLARALENAVVLGDSKGDILQAAKILDAMLVREQYRAPAAELVEALAYRAELAIRADDTTTAVDALTRARAVPLTAAERSELTAHLAGLDDLEAVIGLAT; from the coding sequence ATGGCCCACGAGATAACCGTCCCGCTGCTTCCCTGCGGGTCTATCGACGACATCGACGAGTTCTACACCATGCTTAGCTTCACCCGGACCTACTATCAGGCCCGCCCGTATCCTTGCGTGGGCCTGCAGCGAGAAGACCTGCAACTGCAGTTCTTCGGCCTGCCGGACTTCAAACCCGAGGACTCCTACGGAAGCTGTGTGGTCCTCGTGCCCGACACTCAGCAGCTGTTCGAGGCGTTTGCCGCGGGCATGCGCGCGGTCCACGGCAAACTTCTGGTCTCCGGGATCCCACGGATGACCCGCCCGCGGAAACGCAAGAACGCCGACAACTACTCCGGTTTCACGGTCATCGACCCCGGCGGGAACTGGATCCGGATCTTCGCTTCCCCGGGTACCGGCGGCACCGGTGCGTCCGAGGTCGGCAAGCTGGCCAGGGCGCTGGAGAATGCCGTCGTGCTCGGCGACTCCAAGGGCGACATTCTGCAGGCGGCAAAGATTTTGGACGCCATGCTGGTCCGGGAGCAGTATCGCGCGCCCGCCGCCGAACTGGTCGAGGCGTTGGCCTACCGCGCCGAACTCGCCATTCGCGCCGACGACACGACCACCGCGGTCGATGCCCTCACCCGTGCCCGCGCCGTCCCCCTCACCGCGGCCGAACGCAGCGAACTCACCGCGCACTTGGCCGGCCTCGACGACCTGGAGGCCGTCATCGGACTGGCGACCTAG
- a CDS encoding TetR/AcrR family transcriptional regulator, which yields MSGKGAPVRGVGAAHDERRQSILEAVFTIVDTEGVEGVSIRNVAQQAGVSIGRVQHYFPTKEDLLAAAFTSITEVGGNRVREQVAIAGTDDPIAVLRAILAETIPRTAADRRLFRIMQAFETHALPRPNLAIQMTEGYSGLIDLIALLLGRTVTTDLDVVEAARELLALSTGLAGLTLTGNITADQARHIVFARLDSFVSGCQVSG from the coding sequence GTGAGCGGCAAGGGTGCGCCAGTGCGCGGTGTGGGTGCCGCGCACGACGAGCGACGGCAGTCGATTCTGGAGGCGGTTTTCACGATCGTGGATACCGAAGGGGTGGAAGGGGTGAGCATCCGCAACGTCGCCCAGCAGGCCGGCGTCTCCATCGGCCGAGTCCAGCATTACTTCCCGACTAAGGAGGATCTGCTGGCGGCAGCGTTCACCAGCATCACCGAGGTCGGCGGCAACCGAGTTCGCGAGCAAGTCGCGATAGCGGGCACCGACGACCCGATCGCGGTACTACGCGCCATACTCGCCGAAACTATTCCGCGAACAGCCGCCGACCGCCGACTGTTCCGGATCATGCAGGCGTTCGAGACACACGCGCTGCCGCGCCCGAATCTCGCCATCCAGATGACCGAGGGCTACAGCGGGCTGATCGACCTGATCGCACTTCTGCTGGGCCGCACGGTAACAACCGATCTCGACGTCGTCGAAGCCGCGCGCGAACTCCTCGCGCTGTCCACCGGCCTTGCCGGACTCACTCTGACCGGCAACATCACTGCGGATCAAGCCCGCCACATAGTTTTCGCTCGGCTGGATTCATTTGTCAGCGGGTGCCAAGTATCTGGCTGA
- a CDS encoding VOC family protein, with translation MTPTFRGGHNIAMKLPKAQFDRTVAFYRDTLGMEVTDNSGESVAEGVIQSASIQFGPVTLWLDRVDNYARADLWLELFTDDVDRATEHLAAHGVFVQDELEPMPSGMDAHWISNPVGIPHIVRLPDNG, from the coding sequence ATGACCCCCACATTCCGCGGCGGACACAATATCGCCATGAAACTTCCCAAAGCGCAGTTCGATCGGACGGTCGCCTTCTACCGGGACACCCTGGGTATGGAAGTTACTGATAACAGCGGCGAATCCGTCGCCGAAGGCGTGATTCAGAGCGCCTCCATCCAGTTCGGGCCCGTAACCCTGTGGCTGGACCGTGTCGATAACTATGCTCGTGCCGACCTCTGGCTGGAACTGTTCACCGACGACGTCGACCGCGCAACCGAACACCTCGCCGCACACGGAGTTTTCGTGCAGGACGAGCTGGAACCGATGCCCTCGGGCATGGACGCCCACTGGATCAGTAACCCCGTCGGCATCCCGCATATCGTCCGTCTACCCGACAACGGTTGA
- a CDS encoding ArsR/SmtB family transcription factor → MSVPEHPDAELIAQAVFTALADPTRRGILAELAAHGPATATDLADRLPISRQAIAKHLGLLADAGLVRAEPGERRRIHYYLQTQPMTVAQSFLAALAHNWDGRLSALRDHLDRL, encoded by the coding sequence ATGTCAGTGCCTGAGCATCCCGACGCGGAGCTGATCGCGCAGGCGGTATTCACAGCGCTGGCCGACCCGACGCGACGCGGCATTCTCGCCGAACTCGCCGCGCACGGTCCAGCGACGGCGACCGATCTGGCGGACCGGTTGCCGATCTCGCGACAGGCGATCGCCAAACATCTCGGTCTTCTTGCCGATGCCGGCCTCGTCCGCGCCGAACCCGGCGAGCGACGCCGGATCCACTATTACCTGCAGACCCAGCCGATGACCGTTGCTCAGTCATTTCTCGCCGCACTCGCACACAACTGGGACGGACGCCTCAGCGCGCTCCGCGACCACCTTGATCGCCTCTAG
- a CDS encoding SRPBCC domain-containing protein, which produces MEAVLPVPDRIERELELPHPPEKVWNALTTAEGLGSWFGSRADIDDLRPGGTVRVWWHEDGPHTLRIQLVEPPSRFAFTWPIEGLPPSDPRRTRVEFTLRPTPTGTRLTVVEIGFAQLPDHLAGAYEGNVEGWAMELAELVEYLDVSA; this is translated from the coding sequence ATGGAGGCCGTGTTGCCGGTACCCGATCGCATCGAGCGGGAGCTCGAATTGCCGCACCCGCCTGAGAAGGTGTGGAACGCCCTGACCACGGCCGAAGGTCTCGGAAGTTGGTTCGGTTCCCGCGCTGACATCGATGACTTGCGTCCCGGCGGCACAGTGCGGGTGTGGTGGCACGAGGACGGGCCGCACACACTGCGGATCCAGCTTGTCGAGCCGCCCAGCAGGTTCGCGTTCACCTGGCCGATCGAGGGGCTGCCGCCCAGCGATCCGCGCCGCACACGTGTCGAATTCACCCTGCGACCGACGCCCACCGGCACCCGGCTCACGGTGGTGGAAATAGGGTTCGCGCAACTGCCAGACCATTTGGCGGGGGCATACGAAGGCAACGTCGAGGGGTGGGCGATGGAACTGGCCGAGCTCGTCGAGTATCTCGATGTCAGTGCCTGA
- a CDS encoding NmrA family NAD(P)-binding protein, producing MTSLPDSSGPRTLVIGAGGRHGGTGSHVVRRLREHAHAVRVLVRADDERAQRLRALGAQIVIGDLLDNRTLDAAVQDADTVYFTYPVAPGIVQAAADLAAAIRRAETKPRVVVMSMAVSASDSPSGLGRAQWIAEEVLSWAGLEPTILRIAALFYENIVLLHGESIRRTGGFANSFGDAVVPWISGRDAADLAVAALIDPTRYPRGTTVYPQAATVHSHAEIATLIGAETGAPVKYTPVSAEQWQRQLEDLAHSGTESSVNPAMAQHISAIGAVFSRLPSAPPIDPAAFAEAIGHPPQTFTEFLHEHRHHFVATADR from the coding sequence GTGACTTCTCTTCCCGACAGCTCCGGACCCCGCACGCTGGTCATCGGCGCGGGCGGCCGGCATGGCGGAACCGGTTCCCACGTGGTGCGGCGTCTGCGCGAACACGCACACGCGGTCCGGGTACTGGTACGCGCCGATGACGAACGCGCACAACGTCTTCGGGCTCTCGGCGCGCAGATCGTCATCGGCGATCTCCTGGACAACCGGACGCTCGACGCGGCCGTACAGGACGCGGACACTGTGTATTTCACCTATCCGGTAGCTCCCGGCATCGTCCAGGCTGCGGCCGATCTGGCCGCCGCGATCCGCCGTGCGGAAACCAAGCCGCGAGTGGTGGTGATGTCGATGGCGGTCTCCGCCTCCGACAGCCCGAGCGGTTTGGGACGCGCGCAGTGGATCGCCGAGGAGGTGCTGTCCTGGGCCGGACTCGAACCGACGATCTTGCGGATCGCGGCGTTGTTCTACGAGAACATCGTGTTGTTGCACGGCGAATCCATCCGCCGCACAGGCGGTTTCGCCAATAGCTTCGGCGATGCCGTGGTGCCGTGGATCAGCGGTCGGGACGCCGCCGACCTCGCCGTGGCGGCTCTGATCGACCCGACCCGATACCCCCGTGGCACCACGGTTTACCCGCAGGCGGCGACCGTGCACAGCCACGCCGAGATCGCCACCCTCATCGGCGCCGAAACGGGAGCACCGGTTAAGTACACCCCTGTGTCCGCCGAACAATGGCAGCGCCAATTGGAAGACCTGGCGCACAGCGGCACCGAGTCGTCGGTCAACCCAGCGATGGCACAGCACATTTCGGCCATCGGTGCGGTCTTCTCCCGCCTGCCCTCAGCTCCGCCGATCGATCCCGCCGCTTTCGCGGAGGCCATCGGCCACCCGCCGCAGACGTTCACCGAGTTCCTCCACGAACACCGTCACCACTTCGTTGCGACTGCTGATCGCTGA
- a CDS encoding winged helix-turn-helix transcriptional regulator, which produces MRRTSFQAMGCPIAGALEYVGDWWTLLIVRDALDGFTRFDEFERNLGIAPTMLTKRLRTLVESGLLERRRYSQSPPRYEYLITDMGRDLSPVLIGLYVWGRKHAGTDTPSVVLTDRDTGAEIVPGLVDQQSGRPLSALNLSFLAGPGADQPMRERLDPELRAARNHEK; this is translated from the coding sequence GTGCGACGAACGAGTTTCCAAGCGATGGGGTGCCCGATCGCGGGCGCACTGGAGTACGTCGGCGACTGGTGGACGTTGCTGATCGTGCGCGACGCACTGGACGGGTTCACCAGATTCGACGAGTTCGAACGCAATCTCGGCATCGCCCCGACCATGCTGACCAAACGATTGCGCACGCTGGTCGAATCCGGGTTGCTCGAACGTAGGCGCTACAGCCAGTCCCCGCCCCGCTACGAGTACCTCATCACAGACATGGGGCGCGACCTTTCCCCGGTTCTCATCGGCCTGTACGTCTGGGGCCGCAAGCATGCGGGAACGGATACGCCGAGCGTGGTCCTGACCGATCGCGACACCGGGGCTGAGATCGTGCCCGGCCTCGTGGACCAACAGAGCGGTCGCCCCCTGTCCGCCCTGAACCTCAGTTTTCTCGCCGGACCGGGAGCCGATCAACCCATGCGTGAACGTCTCGACCCCGAGTTGCGGGCAGCGCGGAACCACGAGAAGTGA
- a CDS encoding GNAT family N-acetyltransferase: MQIPVTEIGNAERLGTVLSVAEVRGPAVLAYFDVDLFRPVTAGKVDRVPLQNAALGESLQESRAADRDESGLDEITSSAFVVCSAGVVVSAAGYRVWPNRTAHVSVLTASDRRGQGLARAAASAAVEHALRQGLVPQWRARTTESRRVAAALGFRELGTQLSFRLNPLPGEDQAG, encoded by the coding sequence ATGCAGATCCCGGTTACAGAGATCGGCAACGCGGAGCGGCTGGGCACTGTGCTGTCCGTTGCCGAGGTGCGCGGTCCCGCGGTGCTTGCCTACTTCGACGTGGACCTGTTTCGACCGGTCACGGCGGGCAAAGTCGATCGAGTACCGCTGCAGAACGCGGCCTTGGGCGAATCCTTGCAGGAGTCCCGGGCGGCCGACCGCGACGAAAGCGGGTTGGACGAGATCACCTCGTCGGCGTTCGTCGTGTGCTCGGCCGGGGTGGTTGTCTCGGCCGCCGGGTATCGGGTCTGGCCGAACCGCACAGCGCATGTCTCGGTGCTGACCGCGTCTGATCGGCGCGGTCAGGGCTTGGCCCGTGCTGCTGCCTCGGCCGCCGTAGAGCACGCCCTCAGGCAGGGCCTGGTCCCGCAGTGGCGTGCCCGCACGACCGAGTCCAGGCGGGTCGCCGCCGCTCTGGGCTTCCGAGAGCTCGGCACGCAGCTGAGTTTTCGGCTGAATCCGTTACCTGGAGAAGATCAGGCTGGATGA
- a CDS encoding ribosome recycling factor, whose protein sequence is MKTGCEGGDVISDVHKEAVILAGDRYTQFSNALSALLGTGPLDDIVVEYAGMNVPLPKLAEVDTTGPISLIAAFDNAAGDAIRDALVRAGFRVRISAKIIRVTAPQSDPREQIARIAEHAHKARCDVRDVYEHLTGRCRLLLADGTFSADEERRTRRAIQRLTDMTISNIDLDATRFMAMAKGHRPVPLDDADDWELARFADTYDGYAAFDDDPIARGRAVQQVRRLWDETGLLSNDLNLLRTCLFLEVKAHRRRGGGRPLSEQPFVRALVTRIRDVSGGTVLWDDL, encoded by the coding sequence ATGAAGACAGGTTGTGAGGGCGGCGACGTGATCAGCGATGTACATAAAGAAGCTGTCATCCTGGCCGGTGACCGCTACACGCAATTTTCGAACGCGTTGTCGGCATTGCTGGGGACGGGTCCGCTCGACGACATCGTGGTGGAGTACGCCGGGATGAATGTGCCGCTGCCGAAGTTGGCCGAGGTCGATACCACAGGGCCGATATCCTTGATCGCCGCTTTCGACAATGCGGCGGGTGACGCGATTCGAGATGCCCTCGTGCGAGCCGGTTTCCGGGTTCGCATCTCCGCGAAGATCATCAGAGTCACGGCGCCACAGTCGGATCCGCGAGAACAGATCGCGAGAATTGCGGAGCATGCCCACAAGGCCCGCTGCGACGTACGCGACGTGTATGAACACCTCACCGGGCGGTGCCGTCTACTCTTGGCCGACGGGACATTCAGCGCGGACGAAGAGCGCCGCACCCGACGGGCGATCCAGCGTTTGACCGATATGACCATCAGCAATATCGATCTCGACGCGACCAGGTTCATGGCCATGGCGAAGGGGCATCGTCCTGTGCCGTTGGACGACGCCGATGACTGGGAACTCGCCAGGTTTGCCGATACCTACGACGGCTATGCGGCATTCGATGACGACCCGATAGCACGGGGCCGGGCAGTCCAGCAGGTGCGGCGGTTGTGGGACGAGACGGGCTTGCTGTCGAACGACTTGAATTTGCTGCGTACGTGCCTGTTCCTCGAAGTAAAAGCGCATCGGCGGCGCGGCGGCGGCCGACCGTTGAGCGAACAGCCTTTTGTCCGCGCTCTGGTAACCCGAATCAGGGACGTTTCAGGCGGCACCGTGCTCTGGGACGATTTGTAA
- a CDS encoding helix-turn-helix domain-containing protein, with product MSTEPVKLDVLGSDVAERGPTALRIAIGGQLRKLREECDITREAAGEHIRGSHAKISRLELGRHAFKERDITDLLTLYGVSDPDQRERLLDLVRKANHPGWWHTYGDLFPPWFETYLGLEGAASSIRTFENQLVPGLLQTEDYARAVLALGPDTTEAARQVELRRRRQEILTAPNGPKLWAVLEESVLHRPIGGTQVLRAQIEHLLAMSTMPNVTLQVLPYTAGISAAAGCCSFTLLRFAEQELPDIVYVELLTNALYLERRQDLERYRQVMERIVIEAEQPERARHRLRTLAAQL from the coding sequence ATGAGTACGGAACCGGTCAAGCTCGACGTTCTCGGATCCGATGTGGCCGAACGCGGGCCGACGGCACTGCGGATCGCGATCGGTGGCCAACTCCGTAAGCTGCGGGAAGAATGCGACATCACGCGCGAAGCCGCCGGTGAACATATTCGCGGCTCGCATGCCAAGATCAGCCGCCTCGAGCTCGGGCGCCACGCCTTCAAGGAACGCGATATCACCGACCTGCTGACCCTCTACGGCGTCAGCGATCCGGACCAGCGCGAGCGACTCCTGGATCTGGTTCGCAAAGCCAACCACCCGGGATGGTGGCATACCTACGGCGATCTGTTTCCGCCCTGGTTCGAGACCTATCTCGGCCTGGAGGGCGCGGCATCCTCGATCAGAACCTTCGAGAACCAACTTGTTCCGGGCTTACTGCAAACCGAGGATTACGCCCGAGCTGTCCTCGCCCTCGGCCCCGACACCACCGAAGCGGCACGGCAAGTGGAACTGCGCCGCAGGCGTCAGGAAATCCTTACCGCACCGAACGGCCCCAAACTGTGGGCGGTGCTGGAGGAATCCGTGCTGCACCGGCCGATCGGCGGCACCCAGGTGCTGCGCGCCCAGATCGAGCACCTGCTGGCCATGTCGACCATGCCCAACGTGACACTCCAGGTCTTGCCCTACACCGCCGGCATCTCCGCCGCGGCCGGCTGCTGCTCGTTCACACTCCTCCGATTCGCCGAACAAGAACTCCCCGACATCGTCTACGTGGAGCTGCTGACCAACGCGCTCTACCTGGAACGCCGACAAGACCTCGAGCGCTACCGCCAGGTCATGGAACGAATCGTCATCGAAGCCGAACAACCGGAGCGCGCCCGCCACCGACTGAGAACCCTTGCCGCCCAGCTGTAA
- a CDS encoding SAM-dependent methyltransferase, with product MSQPSYPSVVPVGVDTSRASIARVYDAALHGKDNFEIDREVLAQVRTVAPGVAELAWANRDFLIRACRFLAGQAGITQYLDLGSGLPTSENTHQVVQRIIPDARVVYVDNDPMVLAHARVLLEENRQTSIVESDIFQPLEVLGNRTVRVELDFSRPLALFQVGTLHHYLGADAAALMSTYIDALPSGSYVAIAHFFDPEVDEYSELARKMEDKFVHSPMGCGLFRTRAEIQALFGDLEMVEPGLVLCDDWWPDGPRLGPLSAVRHCIAGGVGRKR from the coding sequence ATGTCGCAGCCGTCCTATCCGAGTGTGGTGCCGGTGGGAGTGGACACCAGCCGTGCCAGTATCGCGCGCGTCTACGACGCGGCACTGCATGGGAAGGACAATTTCGAGATCGATCGTGAGGTGCTGGCGCAGGTCCGCACGGTGGCTCCCGGCGTGGCCGAATTAGCCTGGGCCAACCGGGATTTCCTGATCCGGGCGTGCCGTTTCCTCGCGGGACAGGCGGGGATCACACAGTATCTGGATCTCGGTTCGGGGTTGCCGACATCGGAGAACACTCACCAGGTGGTGCAGCGGATCATCCCGGATGCGCGGGTGGTCTATGTGGACAACGATCCGATGGTCCTCGCGCACGCCCGCGTGCTGCTGGAGGAGAACAGGCAAACCAGCATCGTCGAGAGCGATATCTTCCAGCCCCTCGAGGTACTGGGAAACCGGACGGTGCGAGTGGAATTGGATTTCTCGCGCCCGCTGGCACTGTTCCAGGTGGGCACGCTGCATCACTATCTGGGCGCGGATGCCGCCGCGTTGATGAGCACCTATATCGACGCGCTGCCGTCGGGGTCCTATGTGGCGATCGCGCATTTCTTCGATCCGGAGGTCGACGAATACAGCGAGTTGGCCCGCAAGATGGAGGACAAATTCGTGCACAGCCCGATGGGCTGCGGACTCTTCCGCACCCGGGCCGAGATTCAGGCACTCTTCGGCGATTTGGAGATGGTCGAACCCGGGCTGGTGTTGTGCGACGACTGGTGGCCCGACGGCCCGCGGCTGGGTCCGCTGTCCGCGGTTCGGCACTGCATCGCCGGCGGCGTCGGCCGCAAGCGTTGA
- a CDS encoding AfsR/SARP family transcriptional regulator produces MAEVMGTSFGVLGPVIARNEAGRPIDLKGPRHRAVLARLLVARGRVVPVHVIIEDLWADPPAGAKGAVQTFVSALRRALEPQRAARSSARLLVTEGPGYALRADADSVDAWRFEDAVARAMTAAPRQASAVLAESLGWWRGPAYAEFADEPWARAERARLEELRLSAVERLARARVDLGLADAAVPDLDAHVAEHPWREEAWRLLALALYRAGRQGDALAALRQARELLADELGIDPGPELRALETDILQHAEHLGAGRGAAGRVWEQAAAAYDRTVAAGSKARLESTVGLLRSLALSGGGGLEAARQQRLGTITAAEQLNDPELTARVIGSYDVPGIWTRSDDPEQAALIVAAAERTLARLPADAPETTRARLLVTIALETRGTRTERGSRAARAAEEIARRLDDPALLASALSGVFMHTFQRTGLASRRDAIGRELIDVSTRHGLVTFEILGHLIRMQALGAFGDFDSADQHAAAAEVLAERHEAPLVTVFTTWYRAMRAAATGASVAVAEAGYQRAAELLHGSGMPGLERGILALALLCLRVSRGQAVALDADADFGPYEPWARPHLLLANNRSEAAAAALRRIPDPPPDLLLEALWCLTARAAVMVGDRAMMTRARIELSTAANEIAGAGSGVLSAGPVAAYLGELTAALDARP; encoded by the coding sequence ATGGCTGAGGTTATGGGCACCAGCTTCGGCGTGCTCGGACCGGTGATCGCTCGTAACGAGGCGGGTCGGCCCATCGACCTCAAGGGTCCACGCCATCGAGCGGTGCTCGCTCGGCTGCTGGTGGCTCGCGGACGTGTCGTTCCGGTGCATGTGATCATCGAGGATCTGTGGGCCGACCCGCCCGCTGGCGCCAAAGGTGCTGTGCAGACCTTTGTCTCGGCGTTGCGACGCGCGCTCGAGCCGCAGCGCGCAGCCCGTTCGTCCGCCCGGCTACTTGTCACGGAGGGGCCCGGGTACGCGCTGCGCGCCGATGCCGATTCGGTCGACGCGTGGCGTTTCGAAGATGCCGTCGCGCGGGCGATGACCGCCGCGCCACGGCAGGCATCGGCTGTGCTGGCGGAGTCGCTGGGGTGGTGGCGCGGCCCGGCCTACGCGGAGTTCGCCGACGAGCCGTGGGCGCGGGCCGAGCGAGCACGTCTCGAAGAGCTGCGGCTTTCCGCCGTGGAGCGCCTGGCACGAGCGCGTGTGGACCTCGGACTGGCCGACGCCGCGGTACCCGACCTCGACGCGCATGTGGCCGAGCATCCGTGGCGAGAAGAGGCATGGCGGTTGCTGGCGCTGGCGCTCTATCGCGCCGGGCGGCAAGGTGACGCGCTGGCGGCATTGCGCCAGGCGCGAGAGTTGCTCGCCGACGAACTGGGTATCGACCCCGGCCCCGAGTTGCGTGCGCTGGAAACCGACATCCTCCAGCACGCGGAACACCTCGGTGCGGGCCGAGGCGCGGCCGGACGGGTCTGGGAACAGGCGGCCGCCGCCTATGACCGCACCGTCGCCGCAGGGTCCAAGGCGCGACTCGAATCGACCGTCGGGCTGCTGCGGAGCTTGGCGCTCAGCGGCGGCGGCGGGCTGGAAGCCGCCCGGCAGCAACGACTCGGAACCATCACCGCCGCAGAGCAATTGAACGATCCCGAACTCACCGCTCGGGTGATCGGCAGCTATGACGTCCCCGGTATCTGGACCCGCTCCGACGACCCGGAGCAAGCCGCGCTCATCGTCGCCGCGGCCGAACGCACGCTCGCGCGGCTTCCGGCCGACGCACCCGAAACCACTCGGGCCCGGCTGCTGGTGACGATCGCGCTCGAGACCCGCGGGACGCGCACTGAGCGCGGGTCCCGAGCCGCGCGGGCGGCCGAGGAGATCGCCCGCAGACTCGACGATCCCGCTCTACTCGCCTCCGCGCTGAGCGGGGTGTTCATGCATACGTTCCAGCGCACGGGCCTGGCCTCCCGGCGCGACGCGATCGGGCGGGAATTGATCGACGTGTCGACCCGGCACGGGCTGGTGACATTCGAGATCCTCGGACATCTGATCCGGATGCAGGCGCTCGGCGCGTTCGGGGATTTCGACAGCGCGGACCAGCACGCTGCCGCGGCCGAAGTCCTGGCCGAGCGGCACGAGGCTCCGCTGGTGACGGTGTTCACCACGTGGTACCGGGCGATGCGGGCTGCCGCGACCGGTGCTTCGGTCGCCGTCGCCGAGGCCGGTTATCAGCGAGCGGCGGAGTTGCTGCACGGCAGCGGCATGCCCGGCCTCGAACGCGGCATCCTCGCGCTGGCGCTGCTGTGCTTACGCGTCTCCCGTGGCCAGGCGGTGGCGCTGGACGCGGACGCCGACTTCGGCCCGTACGAGCCGTGGGCGCGCCCGCACCTGCTGCTGGCGAACAATCGATCCGAAGCCGCCGCCGCGGCGCTGCGCCGAATCCCCGATCCCCCACCGGATCTCCTGCTCGAGGCGCTGTGGTGCCTGACCGCCCGCGCGGCCGTCATGGTGGGCGACCGTGCGATGATGACCCGCGCCCGGATCGAATTGTCCACTGCGGCAAACGAAATCGCCGGAGCCGGATCCGGCGTGCTGTCCGCCGGACCCGTCGCCGCCTACCTCGGCGAACTCACCGCGGCCCTGGACGCGCGACCCTGA
- a CDS encoding alpha/beta fold hydrolase: MTLTIPGFDYQRVEVADGVALNVAVGGSGAPIVLLHGFPQTHLCWRHVAADLAADHTVICPDLRGYGASDKPVDLDGNAYSKRTMAADIVALGRALGFDRFALAGHDRGALVAIRAGLDHPEVITHLASLDVLPTLDMWEVMRGRAAAVGFHLYLMAQSADLPEQLIAGAPDAFFAHFLDVWSTDPAAIPADVRAAYLAASRAAIPSIVADYRASAGVDIEHDESDRSSGNRLRMPVSVLQQDWGAALGFDAAELWRAWAPDLTHATVGWGHFMAEQAPGEVAGVLRDLLRVARPGPR, translated from the coding sequence ATGACTCTTACGATTCCCGGATTCGACTATCAGCGGGTCGAAGTGGCCGACGGCGTCGCGCTGAATGTCGCTGTGGGCGGCAGTGGCGCGCCGATCGTCCTGCTGCACGGGTTCCCGCAGACACACCTGTGCTGGCGGCATGTCGCGGCCGACCTCGCCGCCGATCACACCGTGATCTGCCCGGATCTGCGCGGCTACGGTGCCAGCGACAAGCCGGTCGACCTCGACGGCAACGCCTACTCGAAGCGGACCATGGCCGCCGACATCGTCGCGCTCGGACGCGCCCTCGGCTTCGATCGCTTCGCGCTGGCCGGTCACGATCGCGGTGCGCTGGTCGCCATCCGCGCCGGCCTGGACCATCCCGAGGTGATCACCCATCTGGCGTCGCTGGATGTCCTGCCGACGCTGGACATGTGGGAGGTGATGCGGGGACGTGCCGCGGCAGTCGGTTTCCATCTCTACCTGATGGCCCAAAGCGCCGACCTGCCAGAACAACTCATCGCGGGCGCTCCGGACGCCTTCTTCGCGCACTTCCTCGACGTGTGGTCCACGGATCCGGCGGCGATCCCCGCCGATGTTCGCGCCGCCTACCTGGCGGCTTCGCGGGCGGCGATCCCGTCCATCGTCGCTGACTATCGGGCCTCGGCCGGTGTGGACATCGAGCACGACGAGAGCGATCGAAGCAGTGGTAACCGGCTGCGGATGCCGGTTTCGGTCTTGCAGCAGGATTGGGGCGCGGCACTGGGTTTCGACGCCGCCGAGCTCTGGCGCGCCTGGGCCCCCGACCTCACCCACGCCACGGTGGGGTGGGGTCACTTCATGGCGGAGCAGGCTCCGGGCGAGGTCGCCGGGGTGCTGCGCGACCTGCTCAGGGTCGCGCGTCCAGGGCCGCGGTGA
- a CDS encoding cupin domain-containing protein: MSDHRPKLAAQLDLQPHPEGGWYRETWRSAVEFTPDGYSGPRASGTAIYFLLLAGERSAPHTVASDELWMWHRGGALSLNIGGEEVILGPDIESGQRPQVLVPGGVSQSARPLDGEYVLVSCVVAPGFDFADFRLD; this comes from the coding sequence ATGAGCGACCACCGGCCGAAGCTGGCTGCCCAACTGGACCTGCAACCGCATCCGGAAGGCGGTTGGTACCGCGAAACATGGCGTAGCGCCGTGGAATTCACCCCGGACGGTTACTCGGGACCGCGGGCGAGCGGCACCGCGATCTATTTCCTGCTGCTCGCCGGCGAGCGGTCCGCACCGCACACCGTCGCGTCGGACGAACTGTGGATGTGGCATCGGGGCGGCGCGCTGTCGCTGAATATCGGCGGCGAGGAGGTCATCCTCGGACCCGATATCGAGAGCGGGCAGCGCCCGCAAGTGCTGGTCCCGGGCGGGGTCTCGCAGTCCGCGCGTCCACTGGACGGCGAGTATGTCCTGGTGAGCTGTGTCGTCGCGCCCGGGTTCGATTTCGCGGATTTCCGGCTCGACTAG